The DNA window ttttctgaatttctgCAGGCATCAAATAAACTTTGCTTGTTATggcaagtttttcttttctttcttcgaTTGTTTTGGACTTTTAAATGCATTTTACCTGCAAGTGGCAAGTGCTAGATCTACGTCACAGTCaactatttttattattggatgtccttaaaattcatttcaattttaaatttttcgtggAAATGAACATTATAAACAGATCGTGAAAGTACACATGTTTAAGCTTGCCTACAGGTGTGTTTGCCCTAGCACTTactttaataaaagaaaaatgaaaaaagaaaaaagaaaaaagaagagaagaaaaagaggaaggtaaggaaaagaggaagaagaatcgTTTAAAGATGCCGAAAAATCATtcagaaaacacaaaaaaagtagaaaaacacTCAATCCGAACAGATTATgcgtttattttattcattaacgTCAATTGCAGGGTAAATTAAAGTATAAGTAGGGAACCAAGATTCGGGATGGAAAAAGTaatcatgaataaaaaaatgaagaaaattcctaTTACAACTTAAACATTTCAGAGTTGAATATACAAAAATATACTATCAGAGTAATTGCTGATTTTTGATTCAGCTTTTAGCAGCGCGCGTGCGAcacaaattttttcagaaactaacGCAAAAAATTCACCTTAAATTTTTTGTACAAATAAATGGTGATTTAAGTTTTCCATTTTTGAACCTGTgcataatttaaaacaaaatacgGAACGTAGTCTTTTTTAGCTTCAACAGATGGTTCCCTATTTTAAAACATCCTAAAATAACTAGTGAGATCGAATCAAAGAATAGCTCTTTGCGGCGCGGcgtcaaattcaaaattattgaaataaaactATACGTacattttaaaagagaaaaaccaatCCTTCTTTCATGATAGAATctgattcattttcttttcttatcctttcttttttggagaaaaaaattaattccaaCTTTTGACATTAGCTCGGTTTTCCAGCGATTATGAGGTATAACCTCTACTCTCAAAATAACACTAGCTCTGACTTAAATCTCCAATGAGCTTTTGCTAAATCTTGAGAacgaatgcaataaaaaaaataaataaaaaaaaaaataaaatcggcaTTACATCATTGATTACTTGTAGGACTACGAAAAGTTGTATATGATATTAAagtttttcgattgattcaccGCGAATAGAAATTGTCTACAATGTGTTCTTACAAAGAGGGGAATAAGCACACGCAATTAGtaagataatttttcatcaCTGAGAGCTTCCTTAAATCTTGTGTCTTTTACCCAATGGTTCTCTGTTACGTAAAATGGGTTACTTTAAAAAGCACAAAATAGTAATgcgtaacatttttttctttacaaccTCAGAATTGCAGAAATGCATATTTTGAATtggatcaaattttgcaatggagAGCAATATTTTCGGCCCATTTATAAGAAAACTATCTAcgtaaggaaactaatggtctctaaaatgaggcaaaaatgatGAATCTcctttgcaaaatgaagtccaatcaCGAAATAGTCGGGAATCAATTCCTATTGGAGCTTTTGTCCTGTGCACCTAACATTCATCAAATGGACGACGAGGAGCAGAGACCGCGAGGTTTTCTTTCTCCTTGATAACGGAAACAAAACTTTTGGACAGCACTGGAGAAGGGGGTGGGCTTCAAATTTTCCGAGGAGACCAAAACCGAAGGAGACCTGCCCAAAAGAGAATTTGGGGCTCTTCCTCACAAAGTAAGGTTCTAAAAGGCTAGGGGAGGCTCTACTCAAAAAGTTGTCGAATGATGCCCTAAATTTTCGTTAAGAAAACGCTCCTGCGAGGCCGTTTTGGCCAAAGTTTTGGGACGATCGCCACCTGGCCCCCAGGTTATTCTGTCTGGGGGGCAAAGGGTTTGCTCACGAGCGGTAGTTCGGCAGCTCGGATGATCAGAATCGAGTGTTGTCGGGCATTTTGACGAAATATGCGACTTTGTCAAGTGAGACTTTGTAGTTGTGGATCCAGCGGGAGCCCTTGCGGAGACTGCCGTCAATGCCGTCCTTCCAGACGCCGGCCGGGAGGTAAACCTCTTTCTCGTAGATACCGGGACTCAAGATCGGTGCCACGATCAGCTCCTCGCCGACCGAGAACTCGTCTTTCACCAGGTGGCACGCCGAATCGTTCGGGTCCAACATCCACAACGGCCGAATTAGAGGTGTCCCCGAATCCAGAGCTTCACTtacatattttttcagcagGGGGTTTACCTGTAAGAAACATATCAAAAGGGAACCCAATTAATACAAATACATCTCTAATTAATAAATGCTCAACACCGTTCTATTGTATATGCTGTAGGCAGTTAGTGATCGCCGGCGGTATGCAAGTGTCTTACACGTTgtttcgataaatcgcaaaaatGCGCATCCGCATGATGAGGGTTTGATGGAAAATGATCTTCAATTGCACATGctcggcttggagcgccttcatttttcgtgatactctacgctttgtcccGGAGTTGGTTTAGTTGCTTGTGCGATCCAAACTTAACTAGCATCATAGTTTTCACTACATGTCCTCCTAAGTATGCCTGTTAGTGCTACCACCATGTTTTTAGGAGGGAAAAGTACCTATTCACATTGCAGGCTAATTACAACTCTAATCTTACTCCTTTATTTCTGAATATtatattaagcgctcagccgatagttaagcactttttgatttcgacttgcctctaagtactagtatactagtgctaatgcgtttaaatggctcaccagctcatcgatgtgtaggctttttggggggtccatttttaaaataaataaagctgtgaaaactgtatttaatgcttttaacgtaatgcgcaggtagtttcgatcgtttgtctataagaaaatttcttagcggtagagtaattcttatcgaaattgatcgttgaactcaaatgaagcctaaaaaaaacgcgcctgatgagctcaacggtgagctcattttcgggaaacaaaaatacgcgtttacggtttccttagtaacctttgtttgctatcagctgatgttttatttccattacccagccaagtcgacggagtttatacttcctttcttcactaaatacattgactaacacctaagcgcttttctaatacgacgcagtattagaactttcccgcttgtttttctatttcttcACAAGTGCCTTGCAAAATgtcggcgattgctaattgtcTGCAACATATAAACTGAAAAACTTGAATTATGATGCTGAAATGTTTAGTGATCAATTTCTTGAACGTAGTAATATGTACCAGCAGTAATGGTTTACGTTCATTTTTAACAAGGGGGCACGCACATTGACCGCTCCGCGTCAACTCTCCGAAACGCTCGGCGCCTCTTATGTACATAGGTTTTCAATAGGGTTAAGATTCCTTTAGGTGCTTTTATAATGTTTATAAAAAAGAATATTACCGTCTGAGAGATCGCTGTCATTTATGCGTCCCGcttaaaaattgacaatttgttAAATATGgaccgatttttcctccctGATCTCAAAATCTGGTGTCGGCCTAACCATGGAGCTGGGGCGGGGCATCCTACTGCGATAGAACGTCCCGGTGTATGATCCACATACAATTGATTAATATTAATCAAAAAATCTGTATGATTTCGTTAAGTATTTTACTACAGATATACGCACGGATTGGGTTCGAAGGCTCGTCAGAAGTTTTGCTAATTCTAGAACTTGCTCATCATACTCGCTCGGCAAATGAGCGTATCTTATCACAGGAAGAAATGTTGCGAGCTGAAGCCATCGGATGTACAGCTCCCTGTCTGGAAGCCCGTTGCTGCTCTCTGATTCGTGGCCCATCCCGGACAGAGAGTAGTCCAAACTGTTGTTCCCTGCAAACATGTCATTTTCAGTTAAGCCCTAGTCTGACATAAAATACCTCGATGACATTAAAGGAAAGAGTATGACCGCTTGAAGAAAGAATACTTATgaagagagagtatggccatcAGATTACAGAATACCTTTACAGAGGTAGAATGACCAGTAGAGGATCCATCCATGTTTGACTGGCTCTGCCATCTTAGGCTTCATTGACCCCTAGGAGATTAATATGGCGTACATCACATGCGGATGATTAAATAATGTTTGTATGATGCATACGTTGACGCATTAAAAAATCTAACCTAATCTAGTCTAATTTAATCTAATCCAATCCAATCTAATCTAATCTAATCTagcaaaaacaaataaaatgccTGGGACGTATCGGCGTGGTTTCAACCACctcctcgaccaggaaacaaaaatataaatagtTTGTTATCACAAATGAAATGTCTAAGGAGTTTTcattttgtataattttgttTCCTGGTTGAAGAGGGAAATGATACCACCTCGAAACGTCCGAGACGTTCTGTTTGTTTTTAGCCTGTGTTTTCCATTTTCTTAAGTTTTACTTCATTCAATTTTCGGACTATTTTTGTGTATCATTCTTATATAATCGCATACAAAAATATACACATAAATAAAGCACATATTTACAGTGTCGGTCTGACCCTAGTCAAATTCTTGGGGTGTTGATACGTTTTCGGGGGCCTCTCCTCTCGGGTGGGGCCCCACGAACAAACCCCGAAGTCCTCCAAGTTTCATCGTCAAGTCTTCAAGTTTATGGGGGCCCCCTGAGCCACCCGTTAGGATGTCCGGGGTGCAGAGACACTCTACCACCCATGGCCCCTAATCACATACATAGAAATTGAGGAAATAGAACCTACCTCTGTACGGAAGGGGCCTGTCGACGAGGTAGTCTCCCCCGACTGCACCAGGTATTAGGAATGAGTATCCGACGATGCCGTAAGTGAGAATTAGCGGAATCATGACTTGAAGGGACTCCCAGGTTGACGGCAGCGGAGGGAGCGAGACGAAAATCGGGGCCGGGGGACGGACGATGGCCCCGGACACTCCAAAGACTTGCACGCTCCCAACTACGGCACTGATGAATAGTCCTTTATAATGGTCTGGATTCGTcagtttttttgtaaatttatagTAATGCGGGATATCGTACGCTTTTCctgcaaaaattcaacaaaGTTATTGCTCTGACAATCATTTGAGTGCCAAATCAGATAAACTGACAATTTTAGCATAAACATAACATCCTAACCATAAACATCCGAAAACTCAATTTAAATGATCCGAAATTTTCGAGGttattttcttattaaaaaggaaaaaaatcaacaagtcaattcaaaatttcctctgaattttCTATACCTATCGCAAATGTATTTTGGTGCACCCTTAAAGGGAACAACTTAAATCAATTGTCATGGGACACTCCATTTAGCAATGAAGATAGGTACCCGTCACTCGAGTGGCTAATGGTCATTGACTATATCGTTAGTTTATACTTAAATACTACCTTATTTACTTTATTACATGTAAAtacatgcaaaaaaattgatagtttgtagtagttacgtcctttttagataaaattgtaaattcaTATGTATGCTTCGTCTTAACAGAAAAGATACTATTTCGAAAACGTAACGTAAaagtgtaagtccgcaaccacgtttctcgtttgcgatgttttaCAATCTCcactactattttatttttttaaaagaagaataaatcgatatcattctttgaagttttcgcagaattttcttcgcacagagaagaaaaagcacggcagttttcaagaattaccgttgagtagttttctattcaATAATTAAAGTATATGATAGGAGGTCTGCGAATGGAGTTATGCGAATTTATAGGTACAATTACTTTATTATCAAcagttgataaaataaaaagttatagCAGCTCCTACCTAAATCGAGATAAAATGAGTTGATTTGGTAATCTGCCACCAACTTTGACAGTTTACTCTTGAGCCATGGTATGGTGTTATTGTTTGTGATATCGATCATTCCGGCACTTCGCACCGAATTATATCGCGTCAGGGCTGGAATTTTTCGAGATGAATCTCCACCTCTTTCGGTTACCTGTTTGAagtgaagaggaaaaaatcaacaatattAAACGTCATTTTATCAGAATGATtacaaacatatttttaaaaagttttgaattgacaacaatcattaaaaatagaaataagaattttggcaaattggTGATAGAAGAGTTCAGCTCATGAATGTATTCGAGGTCTAAACTGGTGCTTATAGGAATAAAAACGAATGCTGAATTTGCTTAACATTTTAGGAGtgtagcagggccggatttacctacttgccgcccatgggctgcctgtattttgccgcccccttctcattcgttttgaaacatcaataaaaactatcaagtgaacgtgccggagggggaggagtgcataagacgcgtttactcgtgttggacacatttttccgaaagccctgtcagcactactagaaaaagttcacggaactttgtatgaaagttaagctccgtaaacctacctctgtgtggacatggccttccatttataagaaatgaacgaacaaattatgaaagaacaaacataaatttggtttaataattttaacttcagccgccgcgccgcgctgatcgcactgtgtttgacgtaatgtgtgaagtattcatgcagtcttgaaggcgctatgcgtttcacgccgccgcccgcggctgctgaccgcagcgaccgcactgtctttgacgcaatgcgtgaagtattcatacagtcttgtaggagcTCATATGTGtgacatgccgaccgccgcgccgaggcgagggcttctcctttttatttcAAGTCCTCATTAACactgctctctgcgccgcgccactccaggccaaattgcttgtttggtttctctcttacctcgacttattgaaggtgcggtctcttgtatcaccgaaagatgacaaaatcataaattaatatactctcaggaaataagagatttgtcgccttttctcgtttgtaattttttttctgaatccgatttttctaatatacctacatttaaaaaaaaatgcaaagtttgccgccccctataaatttgccgccatgggccgcgacccatatGGCCAACCACTAAATCCGGCCCTACTAGAAATAATCCGCGGCTTATAGTTTTTCCAACCACGTCACCTTGAATTTTCCATGCACTCAATTTTGGGCTTCCTGCCGTACCGTAAGCCTAGTATTggtaggaatatttttcctctgcgAGTCCTACCAAATCATTAGTTATGTAAATGTGCACTGCTGATAAAAGGCACAGTGGTTTATCCATCACGGGGAGGTAAACATCTGTGAAAACTACACTTGACCGTTACTGAAGGCATTTGGATTAATTTTCATCCCAATTTAATATGTGCCAAGACCACTTACCACTTAAGctatgttgaaatttttggtacACCTTAATGCGTCAAGTTAATTTCTATGCGCTTGAATATCCAAGATTTCGTACTAAATCAATCATCTAGCTAGGATCTGCAAATATGATACCGGATAAGACCTTCGACTTCACATTAATCCCAATTTCAACTGCGCGAGATCGCATTGGCAGTGTAAAGAGATAGAGAGCCTTTGTCTCGGAAGATTGGCACAAAATTTCTGTTTCAGGAGATATTTAACCGAAATCTTGaggacaaattactaaaaataaaTATGCATGAAGAGATAATGAACTTGTGTCCTGCAGGAGAATTTTTGCTTCagaaagtttttaaataattctaaTGAGGAGTCCAAAAATGTCTACAgatcgtaaaaaataaattgacatatttcaGGGAAATTGTTTGATTCATTGAATGGATTTAACATTCTTTCAATCGTCTCTTTGGCAATATACACCCCTTCATCCTTTCATCCATGTAATGAATCGATGTTCATTCTCACCAGATATCCTTTTTTTACTGCTTCGGCAAAGTTCGAGGATTCCGTGCTGATGAACGGCTGAATTGTTAGCACAATCCGAAACCCTCTCCGATGGATGATGTTGATCGTGTCTTTAATCGTGGGGAATCTGCTCGTGTCTAAAGTGAAGTCACCAACTTCAGACTGCCAGAATTCATTCAGCATAACGTGACCTGGCCATAcgcaaaaatcaatgaaatatgTTGCGCAAATATTGTAAACAGGATATCATTAATCATTGCATTATCTAACGTTCCcctgtaaatttaatgcaattcgtttagttttagttttaaatcaTAAAAAGATATACTCGTAGTAGTTACGATgtacttaaataaaattcctgccaaaaaaagaagaaaaaaatatatcattaTACTATGCAGTCTCGGACccctaattttcattttttgccacaGTTCGTTTTTCCCGTCTACTAGGGCTGATTTGAATTACTTGTGCGGCTATTAATTCGGATTTTAAAGATATAACCCAGGTTTTAATATGATACGCGATAAAACTgggaatttttccatttgaacaatgtaaaatttcaattttggtcACAGGTCATTTTAAAGCtataccgggccgattttcatgatttttacggCAATCGCACAGTTATATGAACTGAATAGTATGACCAATATGCAACACTGTATAAGTACTAACGGTTTACATAAACTAAACTTATTCCTCAGAGTAATGGTCCATACtttataaaattacaaaaaatgtgaTTGTTTTTCGTGCTTAGTTACCTTGCCTCAAAAATCCCAAGGCTATCACGTCTTCAGTATAGTTTACAACAGCGTTCTCTGTGAGTCGGTTTTTGTCTAGCGGCGTGATTTGCCACACTGGCTCCGTTATAAGTGAGTTGATGACCTCCACATCCGATTGAGTTAGCCCGTCCCATAGACTCTTCTCAGAAAGGCCAGAGTGAAGAGTCTTCATATTACTTGCTGTGCATAGAGTGTAATTCAGCTGCGGGAGTCCGGACAGTATGTACGCAAAATCGTCATGGCGAGCCTATATACAAAAAACGGCGAGGCTTAAATAACTACAGAGTCAGAtcattaattggactacattttgcaatttggaattataaagtctagcccggtttaaaaacaacgtatgtgccattcgtttccctatgcacatgagcgttttttcaaatgagccagaatttatagttccaaattgcaaaatgcagtccaattggcaCGGTCCTTAAGTTTCACCGGTAGTGTAGCGTAGATTCTAGATTATTTTGGATttgcgtttaaaaaataatcgtCTTTCGATTTCGAATGCTTCCTTGTAGCAGAGCGaaacgaagaagacaaaaaatgaaaactagtTTAAAACTTACGTATTTGcaa is part of the Bemisia tabaci chromosome 1, PGI_BMITA_v3 genome and encodes:
- the LOC109043117 gene encoding myogenesis-regulating glycosidase isoform X1, with the protein product MMHPTTSEPPRVVAASGPAAAQVENQSADQPKRRLSLRRNSVSLPALNVMEPPEYDPQLTPERVRHDGYDTCDTFSDGAASDEESCVTTDIESAKVPLRNLRKKSVIVPARSKVTSVNDNDLDEFSESSRANSVTSLNSISSLLKEKLTMAFPKGIKRRRPSGEYELRGVVAFLFLAIVFLCGFAHVFYHQQVLQRAYFEDFRFNKEQRHIRVFSKQSSEIALGYLGVDISEGERPYNCLPEHMRNDGSICKEWMNRARLYLNYQENGPDLRCYKISWSSLSKDYYPTDCYEEGGKYGHWYGGGRTLGMAWPVELGRVEMSPFVTGHVERHRWGSVLRRYFINSRGVAITVDPQTPLYVSINAGKESRLCLQARHDDFAYILSGLPQLNYTLCTASNMKTLHSGLSEKSLWDGLTQSDVEVINSLITEPVWQITPLDKNRLTENAVVNYTEDVIALGFLRQGHVMLNEFWQSEVGDFTLDTSRFPTIKDTINIIHRRGFRIVLTIQPFISTESSNFAEAVKKGYLVTERGGDSSRKIPALTRYNSVRSAGMIDITNNNTIPWLKSKLSKLVADYQINSFYLDLGKAYDIPHYYKFTKKLTNPDHYKGLFISAVVGSVQVFGVSGAIVRPPAPIFVSLPPLPSTWESLQVMIPLILTYGIVGYSFLIPGAVGGDYLVDRPLPYRGNNSLDYSLSGMGHESESSNGLPDRELYIRWLQLATFLPVIRYAHLPSEYDEQVLELAKLLTSLRTQSVNPLLKKYVSEALDSGTPLIRPLWMLDPNDSACHLVKDEFSVGEELIVAPILSPGIYEKEVYLPAGVWKDGIDGSLRKGSRWIHNYKVSLDKVAYFVKMPDNTRF
- the LOC109043117 gene encoding myogenesis-regulating glycosidase isoform X3, whose translation is MAFPKGIKRRRPSGEYELRGVVAFLFLAIVFLCGFAHVFYHQQVLQRAYFEDFRFNKEQRHIRVFSKQSSEIALGYLGVDISEGERPYNCLPEHMRNDGSICKEWMNRARLYLNYQENGPDLRCYKISWSSLSKDYYPTDCYEEGGKYGHWYGGGRTLGMAWPVELGRVEMSPFVTGHVERHRWGSVLRRYFINSRGVAITVDPQTPLYVSINAGKESRLCLQARHDDFAYILSGLPQLNYTLCTASNMKTLHSGLSEKSLWDGLTQSDVEVINSLITEPVWQITPLDKNRLTENAVVNYTEDVIALGFLRQGHVMLNEFWQSEVGDFTLDTSRFPTIKDTINIIHRRGFRIVLTIQPFISTESSNFAEAVKKGYLVTERGGDSSRKIPALTRYNSVRSAGMIDITNNNTIPWLKSKLSKLVADYQINSFYLDLGKAYDIPHYYKFTKKLTNPDHYKGLFISAVVGSVQVFGVSGAIVRPPAPIFVSLPPLPSTWESLQVMIPLILTYGIVGYSFLIPGAVGGDYLVDRPLPYRGNNSLDYSLSGMGHESESSNGLPDRELYIRWLQLATFLPVIRYAHLPSEYDEQVLELAKLLTSLRTQSVNPLLKKYVSEALDSGTPLIRPLWMLDPNDSACHLVKDEFSVGEELIVAPILSPGIYEKEVYLPAGVWKDGIDGSLRKGSRWIHNYKVSLDKVAYFVKMPDNTRF
- the LOC109043117 gene encoding myogenesis-regulating glycosidase isoform X2; translation: MMGMTPATPSATELLQMKRAASPQISRAQSDCRVPLRNLRKKSVIVPARSKVTSVNDNDLDEFSESSRANSVTSLNSISSLLKEKLTMAFPKGIKRRRPSGEYELRGVVAFLFLAIVFLCGFAHVFYHQQVLQRAYFEDFRFNKEQRHIRVFSKQSSEIALGYLGVDISEGERPYNCLPEHMRNDGSICKEWMNRARLYLNYQENGPDLRCYKISWSSLSKDYYPTDCYEEGGKYGHWYGGGRTLGMAWPVELGRVEMSPFVTGHVERHRWGSVLRRYFINSRGVAITVDPQTPLYVSINAGKESRLCLQARHDDFAYILSGLPQLNYTLCTASNMKTLHSGLSEKSLWDGLTQSDVEVINSLITEPVWQITPLDKNRLTENAVVNYTEDVIALGFLRQGHVMLNEFWQSEVGDFTLDTSRFPTIKDTINIIHRRGFRIVLTIQPFISTESSNFAEAVKKGYLVTERGGDSSRKIPALTRYNSVRSAGMIDITNNNTIPWLKSKLSKLVADYQINSFYLDLGKAYDIPHYYKFTKKLTNPDHYKGLFISAVVGSVQVFGVSGAIVRPPAPIFVSLPPLPSTWESLQVMIPLILTYGIVGYSFLIPGAVGGDYLVDRPLPYRGNNSLDYSLSGMGHESESSNGLPDRELYIRWLQLATFLPVIRYAHLPSEYDEQVLELAKLLTSLRTQSVNPLLKKYVSEALDSGTPLIRPLWMLDPNDSACHLVKDEFSVGEELIVAPILSPGIYEKEVYLPAGVWKDGIDGSLRKGSRWIHNYKVSLDKVAYFVKMPDNTRF